A region from the Melopsittacus undulatus isolate bMelUnd1 chromosome 13, bMelUnd1.mat.Z, whole genome shotgun sequence genome encodes:
- the LOC101868057 gene encoding claudin-4-like isoform X4 has protein sequence MATVTMQLAGLMLAVLGWLGSILTCALPMWKVTAFIGSNIVVAQVFWEGLWMNCVYESTGQLQCKGYDSLLELTSDMQAARALVVTSIFVAFFAFLTSISGADCTRCVDDKSTKTKISVVAGATFVLASILLLIPVSWSANSIVNRFYNPMVPEALKRELGAALYIGWASSALQLFGGGILCCAGPPSQQDPYQKKYRTMKPCTPMGYAMKDYV, from the coding sequence ATGGCAACAGTGACGATGCAGTTGGCTGGGCTgatgctggctgtgctgggctggctCGGCTCCATCCTCACCTGCGCACTGCCCATGTGGAAGGTGACGGCCTTCATCGGCTCCAACATCGTTGTGGCCCAGGTCTTCTGGGAAGGGCTGTGGATGAACTGTGTGTATGAAAGCACAGGGCAGCTGCAGTGCAAGGGCTACGATTCCCTCCTGGAGCTCACCTCCGACATGCAAGCGGCTCGTGCCTTGGTGGTCACCTCCATCTTCGTGGCCTTCTTTGCCTTCCTCACCTCCATCTCGGGAGCAGACTGCACCCGCTGCGTGGATGACAAGAGCACCAAGACCAAGATCTCTGTGGTGGCAGGTGCCACCTTTGTCCTGGCTAGcatcctgctcctcatccctgtcTCCTGGTCTGCCAACAGCATCGTCAACCGCTTCTATAACCCCATGGTGCCTGAGGCCCTCAAGAGAGAGCTGGGAGCTGCCCTCTACATTGGATGGGCTTCCAGTGCCCTGCAGCTCTTTGGTGGGGGcatcctgtgctgtgcaggacCCCCATCCCAGCAGGACCCCTACCAGAAGAAGTACAGAACCATGAAACCCTGCACCCCGATGGGCTATGCCATGAAAGACTACGTGTGA
- the LOC101868057 gene encoding claudin-4-like isoform X1: protein MGAPASRPPHDLSANCHRCPHIGLQRHPIVSSCHPAAIPHAPHIPTLVSAVPMQVLMATVTMQLAGLMLAVLGWLGSILTCALPMWKVTAFIGSNIVVAQVFWEGLWMNCVYESTGQLQCKGYDSLLELTSDMQAARALVVTSIFVAFFAFLTSISGADCTRCVDDKSTKTKISVVAGATFVLASILLLIPVSWSANSIVNRFYNPMVPEALKRELGAALYIGWASSALQLFGGGILCCAGPPSQQDPYQKKYRTMKPCTPMGYAMKDYV from the exons ATGGGGGCTCCTGCATCTCGGCCTCCTCATGATCTGAGTGCTAACTGCCACAGGTGTCCCCATATTGGGTTGCAGCGACATCCTATAGTGTCCTCATGCCATCCTGCAGCAATTCCCCatgccccacacatccccacgCTGGTCTCAGCCGTTCCCATGCAG GTGCTGATGGCAACAGTGACGATGCAGTTGGCTGGGCTgatgctggctgtgctgggctggctCGGCTCCATCCTCACCTGCGCACTGCCCATGTGGAAGGTGACGGCCTTCATCGGCTCCAACATCGTTGTGGCCCAGGTCTTCTGGGAAGGGCTGTGGATGAACTGTGTGTATGAAAGCACAGGGCAGCTGCAGTGCAAGGGCTACGATTCCCTCCTGGAGCTCACCTCCGACATGCAAGCGGCTCGTGCCTTGGTGGTCACCTCCATCTTCGTGGCCTTCTTTGCCTTCCTCACCTCCATCTCGGGAGCAGACTGCACCCGCTGCGTGGATGACAAGAGCACCAAGACCAAGATCTCTGTGGTGGCAGGTGCCACCTTTGTCCTGGCTAGcatcctgctcctcatccctgtcTCCTGGTCTGCCAACAGCATCGTCAACCGCTTCTATAACCCCATGGTGCCTGAGGCCCTCAAGAGAGAGCTGGGAGCTGCCCTCTACATTGGATGGGCTTCCAGTGCCCTGCAGCTCTTTGGTGGGGGcatcctgtgctgtgcaggacCCCCATCCCAGCAGGACCCCTACCAGAAGAAGTACAGAACCATGAAACCCTGCACCCCGATGGGCTATGCCATGAAAGACTACGTGTGA
- the METTL27 gene encoding methyltransferase-like protein 27 — translation MLLAAAVRERVAAVHGGVGLPECLRLYDGWAARYEQDVAALEYRAPHLAAASLAFAFPTPPAEARLLDVACGTGLVARELHRYGFRCLHGVDGSAGMLERARSTGLYQELRQCVLGREPLPAPAEHYDAVTLVGALGEGQVPSAAVPELLRVTKPGGFLCLTTRSNPSNLRYKAELEAVLEELERQGAWRKVLAQEVERWEKATSEEESTQGTGYISGVVYVYWKCPVPPLEEG, via the exons ATGCTGCTGGCGGCGGCGGTGCGGGAGCGGGTGGCGGCGGTTCACgggggtgtggggctgcccGAGTGCTTGCGGCTGTACGATGGTTGGGCCGCCCGCTACGAGCAG GATGTGGCGGCTCTGGAGTACCGGGCACCGCACTTGGCCGCCGCTTCGCTCGCCTTCGCCTTCCCCACACCGCCCGCTGAGGCGCGGCTGCTCGACGTGGCCTGTGGCACCGGGCTTGTAGCACGGGAG CTCCACCGCTACGGCTTCCGCTGCCTGCACGGCGTGGACGGCAGCGCGGGGATGCTGGAGCGGGCACGGAGCACGGGACTCTACCAGGAGCTGCGGCAGTGCGTCCTGGGCAGGGAGCCCCTGCCCGCCCCCGCAG AGCACTACGACGCCGTGACGCTGGTGGGGGCTCTGGGCGAGGGGCAAGTGCCGAGCGCGGCCGTGCCGGAGCTGTTGCGTGTCACCAAACCGG GAGGCTTTCTGTGCCTGACAACCAGGAGCAACCCCTCGAACCTGCGGTacaaggcagagctggaggcggtgctggaggagctggagaggcagggagccTGGCGAAAGGTGCTGGCGCAGGAGGTGGAGCGCTGGGAGAAGGCCACCTCCGAGGAGGAGAGCACGCAGGGCACCGGCTACATCTCTGGTGTGGTCTATGTCTATTGGAAATGCCCTGTGCCCCCTCTCGAGGAGGGCTGA
- the LOC101868057 gene encoding claudin-4-like isoform X3, giving the protein MQVLMATVTMQLAGLMLAVLGWLGSILTCALPMWKVTAFIGSNIVVAQVFWEGLWMNCVYESTGQLQCKGYDSLLELTSDMQAARALVVTSIFVAFFAFLTSISGADCTRCVDDKSTKTKISVVAGATFVLASILLLIPVSWSANSIVNRFYNPMVPEALKRELGAALYIGWASSALQLFGGGILCCAGPPSQQDPYQKKYRTMKPCTPMGYAMKDYV; this is encoded by the exons ATGCAG GTGCTGATGGCAACAGTGACGATGCAGTTGGCTGGGCTgatgctggctgtgctgggctggctCGGCTCCATCCTCACCTGCGCACTGCCCATGTGGAAGGTGACGGCCTTCATCGGCTCCAACATCGTTGTGGCCCAGGTCTTCTGGGAAGGGCTGTGGATGAACTGTGTGTATGAAAGCACAGGGCAGCTGCAGTGCAAGGGCTACGATTCCCTCCTGGAGCTCACCTCCGACATGCAAGCGGCTCGTGCCTTGGTGGTCACCTCCATCTTCGTGGCCTTCTTTGCCTTCCTCACCTCCATCTCGGGAGCAGACTGCACCCGCTGCGTGGATGACAAGAGCACCAAGACCAAGATCTCTGTGGTGGCAGGTGCCACCTTTGTCCTGGCTAGcatcctgctcctcatccctgtcTCCTGGTCTGCCAACAGCATCGTCAACCGCTTCTATAACCCCATGGTGCCTGAGGCCCTCAAGAGAGAGCTGGGAGCTGCCCTCTACATTGGATGGGCTTCCAGTGCCCTGCAGCTCTTTGGTGGGGGcatcctgtgctgtgcaggacCCCCATCCCAGCAGGACCCCTACCAGAAGAAGTACAGAACCATGAAACCCTGCACCCCGATGGGCTATGCCATGAAAGACTACGTGTGA
- the LOC101868057 gene encoding claudin-4-like isoform X2 — protein sequence MPWRCRLRLPHACPCRMFPLTRKKVLMATVTMQLAGLMLAVLGWLGSILTCALPMWKVTAFIGSNIVVAQVFWEGLWMNCVYESTGQLQCKGYDSLLELTSDMQAARALVVTSIFVAFFAFLTSISGADCTRCVDDKSTKTKISVVAGATFVLASILLLIPVSWSANSIVNRFYNPMVPEALKRELGAALYIGWASSALQLFGGGILCCAGPPSQQDPYQKKYRTMKPCTPMGYAMKDYV from the coding sequence GTGCTGATGGCAACAGTGACGATGCAGTTGGCTGGGCTgatgctggctgtgctgggctggctCGGCTCCATCCTCACCTGCGCACTGCCCATGTGGAAGGTGACGGCCTTCATCGGCTCCAACATCGTTGTGGCCCAGGTCTTCTGGGAAGGGCTGTGGATGAACTGTGTGTATGAAAGCACAGGGCAGCTGCAGTGCAAGGGCTACGATTCCCTCCTGGAGCTCACCTCCGACATGCAAGCGGCTCGTGCCTTGGTGGTCACCTCCATCTTCGTGGCCTTCTTTGCCTTCCTCACCTCCATCTCGGGAGCAGACTGCACCCGCTGCGTGGATGACAAGAGCACCAAGACCAAGATCTCTGTGGTGGCAGGTGCCACCTTTGTCCTGGCTAGcatcctgctcctcatccctgtcTCCTGGTCTGCCAACAGCATCGTCAACCGCTTCTATAACCCCATGGTGCCTGAGGCCCTCAAGAGAGAGCTGGGAGCTGCCCTCTACATTGGATGGGCTTCCAGTGCCCTGCAGCTCTTTGGTGGGGGcatcctgtgctgtgcaggacCCCCATCCCAGCAGGACCCCTACCAGAAGAAGTACAGAACCATGAAACCCTGCACCCCGATGGGCTATGCCATGAAAGACTACGTGTGA